From the genome of Streptomyces sp. NBC_00659, one region includes:
- a CDS encoding bestrophin-like domain — protein MVLVIAVAVVVLLAGLAANRFLRPRLLGEDDDTGMAVKDLVGPLLTLTVLLAFVLVTANGSYGKAEVASRGEARAVDQLVEAAEYAPEAQWAEIQADAVCYARAVRDQEWPAMADGHGSPAPSVWSTDFRRVFREVEGRPVFGMLVAADNKRSEEREERLTQATAIAEAERQATRDFLTHHTAADLPCDDQGNRRSA, from the coding sequence GTGGTCCTTGTCATCGCGGTCGCCGTAGTGGTCCTGCTCGCCGGCCTCGCCGCGAACCGCTTCCTGCGTCCCCGGCTCCTCGGCGAGGACGACGACACAGGTATGGCGGTGAAGGACCTGGTCGGCCCCCTGCTCACGCTGACTGTGCTGCTGGCCTTCGTCCTTGTCACCGCCAACGGTTCCTACGGCAAGGCCGAGGTCGCCTCTCGCGGCGAGGCCCGGGCCGTCGACCAGCTCGTCGAGGCCGCCGAATACGCGCCCGAGGCGCAGTGGGCCGAAATCCAGGCGGACGCGGTCTGCTACGCCCGTGCCGTGCGCGACCAGGAGTGGCCCGCCATGGCCGACGGCCACGGTTCGCCTGCCCCCAGCGTCTGGTCCACCGACTTCCGCCGCGTCTTTCGCGAGGTGGAGGGTAGGCCGGTCTTCGGCATGCTGGTGGCCGCAGACAACAAGCGCTCCGAGGAGCGCGAGGAGCGCCTCACCCAGGCCACCGCCATCGCCGAAGCCGAACGCCAGGCCACCCGCGACTTCCTCACCCACCACACAGCCGCCGACCTGCCGTGCGACGACCAAGGCAACCGCCGGAGCGCCTGA
- a CDS encoding HalD/BesD family halogenase — protein MFSLPAPSRSESLRRQFSADSYVALPGLISPAGLVTLKGEAYRLEADAVRRDFRMPCMADSPRHMTTLGGHKIAHASPLITALYEDRDLVRLLSLFLGEKVVAVHDPVERHVLNVMHRPGDTHGAHTDDYPLALVLFLEAPSHPADGGLLEFHPGRRDLHALDAPGARRAHHLPGDGYLLRSDLTAHRVTPLRRLGPRRTVLNFAYTTPGRQGATTSSASLLYS, from the coding sequence GTGTTCTCGTTGCCTGCGCCCTCGCGCTCGGAGTCCCTGCGCCGGCAGTTCTCTGCCGACAGCTATGTCGCCCTGCCCGGGCTTATCAGTCCCGCAGGACTCGTGACGCTCAAAGGGGAGGCATACAGGCTGGAGGCCGACGCGGTGAGGCGGGACTTCCGCATGCCGTGCATGGCGGACAGCCCCCGGCACATGACCACGCTCGGCGGACACAAGATCGCCCACGCCTCACCGCTCATCACGGCCCTGTACGAGGACCGGGACCTGGTGCGGCTGCTCTCCCTGTTCCTGGGTGAGAAGGTCGTCGCCGTCCACGACCCCGTCGAACGGCACGTCCTGAACGTCATGCACCGCCCCGGCGACACCCACGGCGCACACACTGACGACTACCCGCTCGCCCTGGTCCTCTTCCTGGAAGCCCCCTCGCACCCCGCCGACGGCGGACTGCTGGAATTCCACCCCGGCCGCCGGGACCTTCACGCCCTCGACGCACCCGGCGCCCGGCGCGCGCACCACCTGCCCGGCGACGGCTACCTCCTGCGCAGCGACCTCACCGCCCACCGCGTGACCCCGCTCAGGCGCCTGGGACCGCGGCGGACCGTGCTCAACTTCGCGTACACCACGCCCGGCCGCCAAGGCGCGACCACCTCGTCCGCCTCCCTCCTCTACAGCTGA
- a CDS encoding SDR family NAD(P)-dependent oxidoreductase, translating into MERILVIGGARALGAAVARRAAKDGYEVVVGARDLAAADVLAREIGATAVRVDLQDESTLAAAAERLKDGIDHIVTTGSAPHDVRATELDRDKLLAAFTAKVVGPMLVAKNFAPVLRPTGSMVLFSGVVGWRPGPGSLVKGVTNGAVEYAARHLAADLAPVRVNAVSPGVVDSGAWDRLGDNKTGLLSRSAAGTFVGRHGETDDVVDTVMWLLRAGFVSGETIHIEGGARHKSA; encoded by the coding sequence ATGGAACGGATCCTGGTCATCGGTGGCGCACGGGCGCTCGGTGCGGCCGTCGCGAGGCGTGCGGCGAAGGACGGGTACGAGGTGGTTGTCGGTGCCCGCGACCTGGCTGCGGCCGACGTGCTGGCGCGCGAGATCGGCGCCACAGCGGTGCGGGTCGATCTGCAGGACGAGTCGACGCTCGCGGCCGCGGCGGAACGGCTGAAGGACGGAATCGACCACATCGTGACGACCGGTTCGGCGCCGCACGACGTTCGCGCGACCGAGCTGGATCGCGACAAGCTGCTGGCCGCGTTCACGGCGAAGGTGGTCGGCCCGATGCTGGTGGCCAAGAACTTCGCGCCGGTCCTGCGGCCGACCGGGTCGATGGTGCTGTTCTCCGGTGTGGTCGGCTGGCGCCCGGGGCCGGGATCACTCGTCAAGGGCGTCACGAACGGTGCGGTCGAGTACGCCGCCCGCCACCTGGCGGCGGATCTGGCGCCGGTACGGGTCAATGCCGTCTCGCCCGGTGTCGTGGACTCGGGCGCATGGGACCGCCTTGGTGACAACAAGACCGGCTTGTTGAGCAGGAGCGCGGCCGGAACCTTCGTCGGACGCCACGGCGAGACCGACGACGTCGTCGACACGGTGATGTGGCTCCTGCGTGCGGGTTTCGTCTCCGGCGAGACGATCCACATCGAGGGCGGCGCCCGCCACAAGTCCGCCTGA
- a CDS encoding winged helix-turn-helix transcriptional regulator: protein MGKAYNVMAATCPSRTVLHRIGARWTVFVVNALDDGPRRFTELKGHIQGITPKVLTETLRSLEADGLISRHAYDENPPRVEYALTPLGRSLLIPLRAVRLWAEEHVPDIEAARARRPIL from the coding sequence ATGGGCAAGGCGTACAACGTGATGGCGGCGACCTGCCCGAGCCGCACGGTGCTGCACCGTATCGGCGCCCGCTGGACGGTGTTCGTCGTCAACGCCCTCGACGACGGACCTCGCCGCTTCACCGAACTGAAGGGGCACATCCAGGGCATCACCCCGAAGGTCCTGACCGAGACCCTGCGCTCCCTGGAAGCCGACGGTCTGATCAGCCGCCACGCGTACGACGAGAACCCGCCCCGCGTCGAGTACGCCCTGACACCCCTGGGCCGCTCTCTGCTCATCCCGCTCCGCGCCGTACGACTCTGGGCCGAAGAGCATGTCCCGGACATCGAGGCGGCCCGAGCACGCCGGCCGATTCTCTGA
- a CDS encoding pyridoxamine 5'-phosphate oxidase family protein, translated as MPVTNPWLAGPSPKKRLDRKRLEERILNLLSSQNMCVIATAGSEGPLATPVRYFHLDFAVMFSTAAGSPKMRNLAADPRVSVGVFAPLVGQASSRGAQLFGQARVLSEADADFEHYWQAFRWQSDHVERSRSLDEPPSGPLVVIEAERIVYTEHWLRREGFAPRQFWTRADT; from the coding sequence ATGCCTGTGACTAATCCGTGGCTGGCCGGCCCGTCACCGAAGAAGCGGCTCGATCGCAAGCGTCTGGAAGAGCGCATACTCAACCTGCTGTCGTCGCAGAACATGTGCGTGATTGCGACGGCGGGATCTGAAGGGCCGCTCGCGACGCCGGTGCGGTACTTTCACCTCGACTTCGCGGTGATGTTCTCCACGGCCGCTGGTTCGCCGAAGATGAGGAACCTTGCCGCGGATCCCCGGGTGTCGGTAGGGGTATTCGCTCCGCTGGTCGGGCAGGCCAGCAGCCGAGGTGCCCAGCTCTTCGGTCAGGCTCGCGTACTGTCCGAGGCCGACGCGGACTTCGAGCACTACTGGCAGGCTTTCCGCTGGCAGTCCGACCATGTCGAGCGGTCGCGCTCTCTCGACGAACCGCCGTCTGGTCCGCTCGTCGTGATCGAGGCCGAGCGGATCGTCTATACCGAGCACTGGCTGCGGCGCGAGGGGTTCGCGCCGCGTCAGTTCTGGACCCGGGCGGACACGTAG
- a CDS encoding NF041680 family putative transposase: MKSLACAGPADAALSVLSHFRVEFYDCLYRRADALFELTDAVLCADGPVTSLVELTLTAEHRRGHGAMYDAVNHGWLEPRRLRRLLASTPLPRAADGRIVLAVDVSNWLRSDAPTSPDRLFCHVYGRGRSADQFVPGWPYSFVAALETGRTSWTAVLDAVRLGPADDATAVTAAQLRAVVVRLVRAGQWRPGDADILVVMDSGYDVTRLAYVLADLPVELVGRLRSDRVMLRDAGPRRSTPRGGQPRKHGGVLTFSKPDSWHTPDQATTCDTTRYGKTEVLAWDRMHPRLTARGPWLDHCGELPLIHGTLIRLKVDHLPGDRNPKPVWLWSSRTSMTGANVDLRWQAFLRRFDLEHTFRLFKQTLGWTVPKVRDPHTADLWTWLIIAAHTQLRLARPLAEDLRRPWERPAEPRRLTPARVRRGFRHLRAKTAIPAGVPKPSKPGPGRPPGSKNRRPAPRHEPGKTVKRADTLTEHIRLKQQRG, encoded by the coding sequence GTGAAGAGTCTGGCTTGTGCAGGTCCCGCTGACGCCGCGCTGAGCGTGCTGTCCCACTTTCGTGTCGAGTTCTACGACTGCCTTTACCGCCGTGCGGATGCGCTCTTCGAGTTGACCGACGCGGTGCTATGTGCGGATGGTCCGGTGACGTCGCTGGTCGAGCTGACGCTGACGGCCGAGCATCGGCGCGGGCACGGAGCGATGTACGACGCGGTCAACCACGGCTGGCTGGAACCGCGCCGCCTGCGGCGGCTGCTGGCCTCCACCCCGCTGCCGAGGGCGGCCGACGGGCGGATCGTCCTCGCGGTCGATGTGAGCAACTGGCTGCGGTCCGACGCACCGACCAGTCCGGACCGGCTCTTCTGCCACGTCTACGGGCGGGGCCGCAGCGCGGATCAGTTCGTCCCAGGCTGGCCCTACTCCTTCGTCGCCGCCCTGGAAACGGGACGCACCTCGTGGACCGCCGTGCTGGACGCTGTCCGTCTGGGCCCGGCCGACGACGCCACCGCGGTGACCGCCGCCCAGCTCCGCGCCGTCGTCGTCCGGCTCGTGCGGGCCGGGCAGTGGAGGCCCGGCGACGCGGACATCCTCGTCGTGATGGACTCCGGCTACGACGTCACCCGCCTCGCCTACGTCCTGGCGGACCTGCCCGTCGAGCTGGTCGGCCGCCTGCGCTCGGACCGGGTCATGCTCCGTGACGCAGGCCCCCGGCGTTCCACCCCGCGCGGCGGGCAGCCCCGCAAGCACGGCGGTGTCCTCACTTTCTCCAAACCGGACTCCTGGCACACTCCCGACCAGGCCACGACCTGCGACACCACCCGCTACGGCAAGACCGAAGTCCTCGCCTGGGACCGAATGCACCCGCGTCTGACAGCACGCGGGCCCTGGCTGGACCACTGTGGTGAACTTCCTTTGATCCACGGCACGTTGATTCGGCTGAAGGTCGATCACCTGCCCGGAGACCGCAACCCGAAACCGGTCTGGCTATGGTCCTCCAGGACCTCGATGACCGGTGCGAACGTCGACCTGCGCTGGCAGGCGTTCCTGCGCAGATTCGACCTGGAACACACCTTCCGGCTGTTCAAGCAGACCCTGGGCTGGACTGTCCCCAAGGTCCGCGACCCGCACACCGCCGACCTGTGGACCTGGCTGATCATCGCCGCCCACACCCAGCTCCGCCTCGCCCGGCCCCTCGCCGAGGACCTCCGCCGCCCCTGGGAACGGCCCGCCGAGCCCCGACGGCTCACCCCAGCCCGCGTCCGCCGCGGGTTCCGCCACCTCCGCGCGAAGACCGCCATTCCCGCAGGTGTGCCCAAACCCTCCAAGCCCGGCCCCGGCCGCCCACCCGGCTCGAAAAACCGCAGGCCAGCCCCACGACACGAACCCGGGAAGACCGTGAAACGAGCCGACACCCTCACCGAACACATCCGCTTGAAACAGCAGCGAGGATAA
- a CDS encoding AfsR/SARP family transcriptional regulator has protein sequence MAHDTADSPFTGSTNVRTLLAVLLLRRGQVVTLNELKAVLWGNAQPATAASSLHNHITRLRRALGPEGGGRLRSVPTGYVLEVHQGELDSDQHEELLSTARAARISEDWETIRQACATALELWRGSPVADLPGLADSLCYGPRLKVFDEARLIALEWRCEAELHLGRHHGLAAELYALTEQHPLREGFHRHLMVALHRADRQAEALAVFHRLRSTLADELGVEPGRAVQEALAEILQSPGEPPKTTAALSRPEPAPEPRSAITVGGTPAAGVPAQLPPAPRYFSGRRAELARLDALLDDARRHAGTGPIVLSGPGGVGKTALAVHWAHRVRADFPDGQLHLDLRGFAPDGSAVTPHESLRGLLEGLGVQRARVPASQDARTALFRTLTDGRRLLVLLDNARDAEHVRPLIAGSATSLTVVTSRDQLLGLVAVEGAQPVPLDVLPPDEARELLIARIGHARAVTDPRAVDEAVELAARLPLALAVIGAQAAVTPASPLDQLVARLRRAHGLDAFTGSDARSDVRAVLSWSYETLDMDVARLFRLLAVHPGPGITTPAASSLCGVTLSRAEAMLAELARANLVTESADGRYAFHDLLRVYAEELGRQVDSTTTRRFALRRVTEHYLHTAQRAALLMDPQLRPLDLPLPGRGVRPEHLSDIKEARAWFTSEHTALLATVRRARAAGLDKTCWQLAYALKTFLCWGGHWEDWVAAQTVALEAAERTGDTTAQAQAHRSLAAALDWSVPGADAQTHLRQALHLFTAEKDVLGQADVHLDLAGRYERQERPQDALHHNEQALALYRCVGDRGGEAKALNNVGYFKALFGEYEEALALCNAARQVFEELGDRRSLALTWDSLGVVHQQTGDLTRAAQCFRRAAEGCREVGSRYHEADSLDHLGDVELAAGHMRTARDAWQRAWDLLTELQHDEAAAVRLKLERSARPSFDPAFDAWPAFGEPSARVEALTPMDGSVQ, from the coding sequence ATGGCACATGACACCGCCGACTCTCCCTTTACCGGCAGTACCAATGTCAGGACCCTGCTCGCCGTCCTTCTCCTGCGGCGCGGCCAGGTGGTGACGCTGAACGAACTCAAGGCAGTCCTGTGGGGGAACGCCCAGCCCGCGACGGCCGCGAGCTCCCTGCACAATCACATCACGCGTCTGCGCAGAGCGCTCGGGCCGGAAGGCGGTGGGCGGCTCCGCTCGGTGCCGACCGGGTACGTCCTTGAAGTCCATCAGGGCGAGCTCGACAGCGATCAGCATGAGGAACTGCTGAGTACGGCCCGTGCCGCCCGTATCAGCGAGGACTGGGAGACGATACGCCAGGCGTGTGCGACGGCGCTGGAGCTCTGGCGAGGGAGTCCTGTGGCGGACCTTCCAGGACTCGCGGACAGTCTGTGCTACGGCCCCCGCCTGAAAGTGTTCGACGAGGCCAGGCTCATAGCGCTGGAATGGCGTTGCGAGGCAGAACTGCACCTGGGGAGGCACCACGGCCTGGCGGCCGAGCTGTACGCGCTCACCGAGCAGCATCCCCTGCGCGAGGGTTTCCATCGTCACTTGATGGTGGCCTTGCACCGCGCGGATCGCCAGGCGGAAGCCCTGGCAGTCTTTCACCGACTCCGAAGCACCCTAGCTGACGAACTCGGCGTCGAGCCGGGCCGCGCCGTCCAGGAGGCGCTGGCAGAGATCCTGCAGAGCCCGGGCGAGCCGCCGAAGACAACAGCGGCGCTCTCCCGACCGGAGCCCGCGCCAGAACCCCGGTCCGCCATCACGGTCGGAGGGACACCTGCAGCAGGCGTCCCGGCCCAGCTTCCTCCCGCCCCCCGGTACTTCTCGGGCAGGCGAGCGGAGCTGGCTCGGCTGGACGCCCTGTTGGACGATGCTCGTCGGCACGCTGGCACAGGACCGATCGTTCTTTCCGGCCCGGGAGGCGTGGGAAAGACTGCACTCGCCGTGCACTGGGCGCACCGCGTTCGCGCGGACTTCCCGGACGGCCAGCTCCATCTGGACCTACGCGGTTTCGCGCCTGACGGATCCGCGGTGACGCCGCACGAGTCACTGCGCGGTCTCCTAGAAGGGCTCGGCGTGCAGCGCGCTCGCGTTCCCGCGTCGCAGGATGCCCGAACCGCCCTGTTCCGCACGCTGACAGACGGACGCCGCCTGCTGGTCCTCCTCGACAACGCCCGGGACGCCGAGCACGTGAGGCCGCTGATTGCCGGGTCGGCGACCAGCCTGACCGTCGTGACCAGCAGAGACCAGCTCCTTGGTCTCGTCGCCGTGGAAGGCGCTCAACCGGTACCGCTCGACGTGCTGCCGCCCGACGAGGCGCGAGAACTTCTCATAGCCCGCATCGGTCACGCCCGCGCTGTGACCGACCCCCGGGCGGTGGACGAAGCCGTCGAACTGGCGGCCCGACTTCCACTCGCCCTGGCCGTCATCGGCGCCCAGGCGGCGGTCACACCCGCCTCGCCCCTGGATCAACTCGTCGCGCGCCTGCGCCGTGCCCACGGTCTGGACGCCTTCACCGGCAGCGACGCCCGCAGCGACGTACGCGCGGTGCTCTCGTGGTCGTACGAGACGCTGGACATGGACGTGGCCCGCCTCTTCCGGCTGCTCGCAGTCCACCCCGGGCCCGGTATCACCACTCCCGCGGCCAGCAGCCTCTGCGGCGTCACCCTTTCCCGGGCTGAAGCGATGCTGGCCGAGCTCGCCCGAGCCAACCTGGTCACGGAGAGCGCTGACGGCCGCTACGCCTTCCACGACCTCCTGCGCGTCTACGCTGAGGAACTGGGCAGACAGGTCGACTCCACCACGACCAGACGATTCGCTCTCAGACGGGTCACGGAGCACTACCTGCACACCGCACAGCGGGCCGCGCTCCTGATGGATCCCCAGCTCCGGCCCCTCGATCTACCTCTGCCCGGAAGGGGCGTGCGCCCCGAGCACCTCTCGGACATCAAAGAAGCTCGGGCTTGGTTCACCAGTGAACACACGGCCCTCCTGGCGACCGTCCGCCGAGCCCGTGCGGCTGGTCTCGACAAGACGTGCTGGCAGCTGGCCTACGCGCTGAAGACGTTCCTCTGCTGGGGCGGGCACTGGGAGGACTGGGTGGCGGCGCAGACCGTCGCGCTGGAGGCGGCGGAGCGAACGGGCGATACGACCGCCCAGGCCCAGGCCCACCGCAGTCTGGCGGCCGCTCTGGACTGGAGCGTCCCGGGCGCCGACGCGCAGACTCATCTTCGGCAGGCACTCCACCTGTTCACCGCCGAGAAGGACGTGCTGGGCCAGGCCGACGTCCACCTCGACCTTGCCGGACGCTACGAACGCCAGGAGCGCCCTCAGGACGCGCTGCACCACAATGAGCAAGCTCTTGCTCTCTACCGATGCGTGGGCGACCGGGGCGGCGAAGCCAAGGCCCTCAACAATGTGGGCTACTTCAAGGCCCTGTTCGGCGAGTACGAGGAGGCGCTTGCCCTGTGCAATGCCGCACGCCAGGTCTTCGAGGAACTGGGCGACCGACGCAGTCTCGCCCTCACCTGGGACAGCCTGGGCGTGGTGCACCAGCAGACGGGTGACCTCACGCGCGCGGCTCAATGTTTCCGCCGAGCGGCGGAGGGCTGCCGAGAGGTCGGTTCCCGGTACCACGAGGCTGACTCGCTCGACCACCTCGGCGACGTCGAGCTGGCAGCCGGGCACATGCGAACCGCCCGGGACGCGTGGCAGCGCGCCTGGGATCTGCTGACCGAGCTCCAGCACGATGAAGCGGCGGCGGTCCGTCTCAAGCTGGAACGGTCAGCCAGACCGTCGTTCGACCCAGCTTTCGATGCTTGGCCGGCCTTCGGGGAGCCGTCGGCCCGTGTTGAAGCGCTTACGCCGATGGACGGGTCTGTCCAGTAA
- a CDS encoding transposase, with amino-acid sequence MSPARLAMVSVLQYAENLTDRQAAEAVRCRLDWKYCLGLELDDSGFDHSVLSEFRDRMAQEDRADRLLAVMVDQLVAAGLVKRRGAVRTDSTHVLAAVRKLNRAELVTETLRAALEQVALADEQWLAPLITADWADRYGRPAIYHRLPKGKAALEEYALQVGADGMRLLRAVFSDQAPPRLRGLPQVEILRRVWVQQY; translated from the coding sequence TTGTCGCCGGCTCGGCTGGCGATGGTGTCGGTGCTGCAGTACGCGGAGAACCTCACTGACCGACAGGCCGCCGAGGCGGTCCGCTGCCGGTTGGACTGGAAGTACTGTCTGGGCCTCGAGTTGGATGATTCGGGCTTTGACCATTCGGTGCTCAGCGAGTTCCGGGACCGTATGGCCCAAGAGGATCGGGCGGATCGGCTGCTGGCGGTGATGGTCGACCAACTGGTGGCCGCGGGCCTGGTCAAGCGGCGTGGTGCGGTGCGCACGGACTCCACGCATGTGCTCGCGGCCGTTCGGAAGCTGAACCGGGCGGAGTTGGTCACCGAGACACTGCGGGCCGCTCTGGAGCAGGTGGCTCTGGCGGATGAGCAGTGGCTGGCGCCGTTGATCACGGCTGATTGGGCGGACCGGTATGGGCGTCCGGCCATCTACCATCGACTTCCCAAGGGCAAGGCAGCGCTGGAGGAGTACGCGCTGCAGGTCGGTGCAGACGGAATGAGGCTGCTGAGGGCCGTTTTCAGCGATCAGGCCCCGCCGCGGCTGCGGGGTTTGCCGCAGGTGGAAATTCTGCGGCGAGTGTGGGTGCAGCAGTACTAG
- a CDS encoding IS5 family transposase produces the protein MCGLRTRYSTDLSDLEWGILRPLVPAVRPGGRPAKHARREILNALAYWLRAGCAWRLLPHDLPAWQTVYHYWRRWQQEGVWERMLTALRERERAQLGRDPTPSAAIVDSQSVRASERGGLHGYDGGKKVSGVKRHLLVDTRGTVLVTCVSPASVGDRDGAAVLFSRAADAFPRLRHVWADQGYRGAEFHTWAREATGITVEVVQRRDGGFRSTWARVGEPPPAVPTFAVVPRRWVVERTFAWLGRCRRLSKDYEYLRVCSENAIYLTMAMLLVRRLARPAR, from the coding sequence GTGTGCGGGCTGCGTACCCGTTACTCGACGGATCTTTCTGATCTGGAGTGGGGGATCCTGCGTCCGCTGGTTCCGGCGGTCAGGCCCGGTGGGCGGCCGGCGAAACACGCCCGGCGGGAGATCCTCAACGCGCTGGCGTACTGGCTGCGGGCCGGCTGCGCCTGGAGACTGCTGCCGCATGACCTGCCAGCGTGGCAGACCGTCTACCACTACTGGCGGCGATGGCAGCAAGAAGGCGTGTGGGAGCGGATGTTGACGGCGCTGCGCGAACGCGAGCGGGCACAGCTCGGCCGTGATCCCACTCCCAGCGCGGCCATCGTGGACAGCCAGAGCGTGCGGGCCAGTGAACGCGGTGGCCTGCACGGCTACGACGGCGGCAAGAAGGTCAGCGGCGTCAAGCGCCACCTGCTCGTCGACACTCGAGGCACTGTCCTGGTCACCTGCGTGAGCCCGGCCAGCGTCGGCGACCGCGATGGCGCCGCGGTCCTGTTCTCCCGGGCTGCCGATGCCTTTCCGCGGCTGCGGCACGTATGGGCGGACCAGGGCTACCGCGGCGCCGAGTTCCACACCTGGGCCCGGGAAGCCACCGGCATCACCGTGGAGGTGGTGCAGCGCCGCGATGGTGGGTTCCGCTCAACCTGGGCTCGGGTGGGAGAGCCGCCTCCGGCAGTGCCGACCTTCGCGGTGGTGCCGCGGCGTTGGGTAGTAGAGCGGACATTCGCCTGGCTGGGACGGTGCCGCCGCCTGTCGAAGGACTACGAATACCTGCGTGTCTGCTCGGAGAACGCCATCTACCTCACCATGGCCATGCTCCTCGTGCGCCGCCTTGCAAGACCAGCCCGCTGA
- a CDS encoding 2Fe-2S iron-sulfur cluster-binding protein has product MVGQVKLEPKPWGRSTSPEPASDPLTKDSLLALGIPADATAYVCGPASFMTDIKDALTTAGVEPDAVHSELLGALSSITPGLTGQSGPQPHRPPGPRGTGPVVAFARRGISTPFPDGPSSLLELAEACDVPVRWSCRAGVCHTCVTPLLSGEIAYITPPLENPAAGEALIC; this is encoded by the coding sequence ATGGTGGGGCAGGTCAAGCTGGAACCCAAACCGTGGGGCAGGTCAACCTCACCCGAACCTGCATCAGACCCCCTCACCAAGGACAGCCTGCTCGCTCTCGGAATCCCGGCGGACGCGACCGCCTACGTCTGCGGGCCGGCCTCGTTCATGACCGACATCAAAGACGCACTCACCACGGCCGGGGTCGAGCCTGATGCCGTCCATTCCGAGCTGCTCGGCGCGCTGTCCTCCATCACGCCCGGTCTGACCGGGCAGAGCGGTCCGCAGCCGCATCGACCGCCCGGCCCGCGCGGGACCGGCCCGGTGGTGGCCTTCGCCCGCAGGGGCATCTCCACACCGTTCCCCGACGGGCCGAGCAGCCTGCTCGAACTCGCCGAGGCATGCGACGTGCCCGTCCGTTGGAGCTGCCGCGCCGGGGTGTGCCACACCTGTGTCACACCGCTCCTCTCCGGCGAGATCGCTTACATCACTCCCCCGCTCGAGAATCCCGCCGCAGGGGAGGCCTTGATCTGCTGA